The genome window tagccactgcactccagcctgggcaacaaagtgaaaccctgtctctctctcttttttcttgagacagaatttcactcttattgcccaggctggagtgcaatggcacgatctcagctcactgcaacgtccgcctcctgggtttaagcaattctcctgccttaggctcccgagaagctgggatcacaggtgtgtaccagcaggcctggctaattttgtattttaggtagagacgggttttctccatgttggtcaggctggtctcgaactcccaacctcaggtgatccgcccgcctcggcctcccaaggtgctaggatcacaggtgtgagccactgcgcctggccaaccctgtctctatttaaagagagaaaaaagaaatatggataaCACTTGAGGAAATTATTAGGTCAAAATGGTTGAGAGTAGACAAATTACCACTGCTttgctttaaaaaggaaaaaaacaaagaacaaaaaaaaaaaaaacctcaagtcAAACTGCACCACAGCAATTCTTAAGCattaacttcttttaattaaGGAAAGGCCAACTTACCCAAACTGGCGGGATGGAAGCAGGTTATTCTGCCatttttctagatctttgagTTGCACATCAAATCTGGGGCTGATCACTCCACactataaaataacaacaacaaaaacaaaagaagtctTCACTTTACCAATGAAGAGAAAAACTGAGTAACACAAGCTGACATTCATAAACGAACAGTCCTCCAAACCAACCAAACCAGCATTCAGATGGGTACCTATTCTGTGCACAATTCTTGacatacttttcaaaaaatacacTTAAGGAAGACTATGCCCGCCTACGAGGCCCACCACATGCCTAGGAGaaaaagcaaagacatgaaaagaaatgGAACAAGGCAATACATGGCAGTGTCTAGCCACCGGCGTGCTCCCTGTTGGCTAGAGAACTGTCCGGAATGATCAGATTTTACATAGCCAAGAGATCAAGTCTTGACAAGAGAGACTATAGCCAACCCTTTCTTATATAGTAAGGCTAAAATAAAATCGTAGGGTCTCAAATCCTGAAGCTCATAAGCTAAAAACTACACATTATTAGAGTATCTAAGGAACACGCTGCACCGGCAGCGAACTAAGAACACTGCTCCCACCAATGAAGTACCATTACATATTTCCAAGAAACAATGTCCTACATCCCCAGGcaaatttttccaaatgaatgTGACAGAATGATGGAAGGCAGAAAGAGCAAAGGGCTTGCAATTCTCTCATCTCGTGGCTACCGGGACACGGCAACAATGATCCTCCCAAATAAGAGCTCACCAAAGGCTGTCATCCCTCAACTACATGCCAGCCCTAAAACACTACTGAAGAAAGTCCACTAACTGATGTCCACTAACTGAAGACCCTCTGCTCATAAAATCTGCTCTAAAATCACAGGCATACTTGAAAAACACTTCCAAAAGCAGAgactgacccacagaaactgaaaaTGGGCTTGTCAGAGAGGCCCAACTGCGTTACACCCAGGAAGCCTGCTTAAGTTCTCCTACTATTACCCCATCAGCTATGCTGTGACTTGACTAACAAGGTCAATCTCACAGCAGATGAAAGAAATGCAGGGACAGAAATATGGGAAAACTAGTTTAGTCCAAGCAAACTGTAGTGAAAGATCTTCCCCAAAGTCTGCCGCACTCTGCATCCAAGTTTTTATGTTGATTCCAGCAGCAAAAATCCTTCTCATTCTGGTAGAATTAAAACAGCATACCCTCTCCCAACTAAGAAGAATCCTAAGAGGATGTGATCAAGCCCGGAATGTTATCAATCTAGTCTTTACACACTATCTTACTTCCAAGCTCAATTTCCACGCTAAGGGTAGGTCCATGTCTTGCATGAAAGTGATGGAGTGGGACATTCTCATAAATGGGGAGAAATGAAATTCCAAGAAACCAAAAATTGTTTactttgcttaaagtcacagagcaggccaggcacggtggatcacctgaggtcaggagttcctgaccagcccggccaacatggcaaatccccatctttactaaagatacaaaaattagcccggcatggtgccacgcacctgtaatcccagctactagggaggctgaggtaggagaatcgcttgaacctgggagacggaggttgcagtggccaagatggtgccactgcactccagcctgggtgagagcgagactccgtctcaaaaaaagggcacagagcagcagggcctgCATGTCAACTGTTATAGGCTAGAATTTTTCAAAGTAGCACACCACAGAACAAGGGTGCCACAAATAAGTTCCATTTACAGAATGCTCTGTTCAAACTTATTTCTCGGCTGGgcccagtgactcacgcctgcaatcctggcactctgggaggctgaggtgggaggatcacttgagcccagaagtttaagacaaATCtaagcaacatagcgagatcccacctctacaaaaacgttttaaaaaaattagcagtcACAGTGGTATGCAccagtattcccagctactcaggaggctgaggtgggaggacggcttgaggtaaggaagctgcagtgagccaagatggtgccactgcactccagcctaggccagaGCCAAGAATatctcaaaagaaatataaataaaaataaataaatcctactTTGAGGTGGGGTTCTAACGGCTACATACAAGTAAAACACAATAATATTACTCTTGCAAGTTCTTCAAATCTTACGGAGTCTTgccctgacacccaggctggagtgcagtggtgcggtatcagctcactgtaacctccgcctgcctggttcaagcaattctcctgcctcagcctcccaagtagctgggattacaggtgcctgccactgcgccggctagtttttgtatttttagtagagacgaggtttcaccatgttggccaggctggtctcaaactcctgacctcgtgatccacctgcctcagcctcccaaagtgctgggattacgggcgtgagccaccgcacccagccagttcttcaaatatttaataaatacttcagCAACTCACTTTCTGGGTCTCTTTCCCCTCATCTGTTGCAGTAGACACAGGGGCGTCCAAGGGAGAGAATACAGAcatgggttcttagtttctgtttctagTTGGGCCAGTAAGGCCACTTCTTCATCCCTCTTTTCCATttatcactagagacagaaactaaatACCATGGTTTCAGGCTGCTAaaagtctaaaacaaaacaacaatattaGACAGGCTGGACAAGCTTGGACTAGAGGATCTGCCTCTTCGCAAATCTGAAAGCTACAAACCTGATAGGAAGCACAGTGGACACCTCAACAAGCTTAGACACCTGCCCCCAAAACACATGCAATCACTTAAACCACAAAATCAGTTTTACTTGGTTAAGGTGTTGACAAGTCAAACTGAAAAGCAACATAAACCCCAAAGACCTATGccagcaaaaacagaaaaagtattaATATTGCTATTTAGGAAGCCCCATTTACTCAAAGATTCCAtccaaaaaaacccaacaacacaTCACTGAGAGGAAGGACACAGCTTCTTGGACAAAAGGCTCAGTGGCCTTGAGCCACCCAAGTTCAAGCCAGTGAGGTGGGTAGTGTTAACATCCAATATTTAAACACCAGTACGTTTCACCCCTCATCTCCCCTGAGACAGCTTATAACCCAAACAAACACTAGGTCAACTGACATAATCTAGCACAATCAACCCAGGAAAACAAATGAAGTTATAtgtgtcaatatttatacctTTTTAAAGTCACTGGATAAAGCAAGTATGGCACCACTACTATTTCCAAAGGCAATTACAACATCTAACGCCACATTACAAAATTCTTAAAGCTTTGAAATGTGTATATCACTCATTCTTACCTTGTTTAGCCTGCCTGTAAGGTTCACAACAATTTTCCCAGCTCTGTGATCATCAATGATTTCAAATTCGCCAATGTAACCTACAAAAAGATAACTGACTGGATTAAATAAAAGACATCAACTTGAGAGCTAAACCTGTGCTCCAGCCTACTCAATTCTTCAGTCTCCCATCATCACCTCAGTGACTGCTTCTCCAACAAGTTGGGGGGAAGACAGTTGATCTGTATCAGAACTAATTTTTATAACCTAACACATAAGATTTGGGAGACAATACCCAAAACAATCCACCTTGCAAttctgaaagaaattattttcccgTTGACCCTTCCTTCACCGCTTCCCACTCCCAAAGGCTACCTTGTGCCGAAGAAGTGCAATAATCCAATCTTTTCTCTCAAGGGGCTCTGAGAAGATCTCAAGAGTCcttccggttttttttttttgagatggcgtcttgtgctgtcgcccaggctggagtgcagtggccgatctcggttcattgcagcctccacctcccaggttcaagcaattctccctgcctcagtctcccgaagagctgggatttttttttttagtagagacggggttttgccatgttggccaggctggtctcgaaatgaGCTCAGGAGTCCTTTCAGTGACTTGGTTTCATTTAGCTCCCAAACACCTAGCAGAGCTCCTTCTTCCAGCAGTCCTACTCTAAGTGACTCTTTACAAGTTTCAGACTATCCCCTCCTCCACAGCCCACAAGTCAATTGCATTCGTTCTCAGGTATGACAGACATACTTTGGTCCCCCGTAATTAATTTCTACAGGACTCATTTCTTAAAGAGTCTCACATCAAAACATAGAACACAGCGGCAGCAGACTTACCATGCTTCATCATCACAGTGAGAAACCGGACGATGACTTTGGAGCACGGCCTAATAAGCACCTGGCGTTTGCCTCTCTTTTCGGCATTGTTGATGCTCTTGAGAGCATCAGCCAGGACATTCATGCGCACCATTGTGGCTGTTGAGGGAAGACAAAACAGGAGGTTTTACTGGCATTGCCAACATCAACAGACACTCACCAACCAATACACTTCGgaagtatcctttttttttttttttttttttttgagaccgagtctcgctgtcgcccgggctggagtgcagtggccggatctcagctcactgcaagctccgcctcccgggtttacgccattctcctgcctcagcctcccgagtagctgggactacaggcgccagccacctcgcccggctagctttttgtattttttagtagagacggggtttcaccgtgttagccaggatggtctcgatctcctgacctcgtgatccgcccgtctcggcctcccaaagtgctgggattacaggcttgagccaccgcgcccggcggaagtatccttttctttctggccCCACCTTGGCGAAGTTTTCTTAAGTCTGAGAAGGCTGCTTCTCCATTTCCCACCACCCAGAAAAATTCCTATTTACTACGGTTGTTGTAAACAGGTTATCGGGACGTCAGtctgcacatttttaaattcactCATTCACTAACCACTCTTCTTCGAATCGTGCCACACGCCAACGTCTGGAGGTAATGAAATGTGGGACAAAATCTACTTGATACAAGAAAACGACAGAACTAGCAGAAACTGCCAGCTACCGAAATGAAAACATAGGCTATAGTCGATCAATGATTCAGAACAGAAGCAGAGTATCATCGGCAAcattttccaaattgctgaaaATCAGCAGATTCTGTACTATTAACATTGCACTTTAAAACAGTTCACTCTCACCTACCATCAACCATCAATTAAACTAAACATCCATCTTTGTGCCATTTAAAATTACGTCCAACAGCAAGTGCCACAGTGgcaaatggaaacattttacaTACTGTCAGAATGGACTCTCTTCTAATGGGAACTGAAGTTCTGAAAGCCCTTAAGTATGGAGACCAAAGTGCCAATAGTAAAGAGTAGAACTTAAATCTCTCCCCTTAAGTTCAAAGTGTCTAAAGAAAAACTCCGCGGCCCAGAAGATCCAAATTGGCACCCAGCAAACTGCCAACCCCGGCACGATGCAACTTTTATCTGCTGCGTGGCCTCAGCCGCCCAAACTCCCAGCGCGGCCCCAGCAACGAGAAGCTGCACGGCCCACCAGTCCCGATGTTGCCCGCCGCCCGGGGCCAAGGCGCAGCCTCAGCACTATAGGGAGATTCAGACGCTGTGGCCCGAACCGGAGTTACTGCCTAGCTAGGCAGTCGAAGGTTGCGGCTCCCGCCAGCGCTGCGGCCTGCACCCCATGAACCGGGATCCCCGGAGTGCAGACTCTGGGGCGCCCGGGCATGTCTCTTCTCTATGCCTCTCCAGGAACCGGCAAGGCCAGGATCATCGGCCAAGGAGGGGTCCAGCCTCCTCGCAGGACACTGAGACCAAACCTTAGATTGCAGGATTGCGCCGATGGCAGACAGATGAAATTGGAGCTCTCAGAGAGTGCTACTCACCAGCGCGGAAAGATGGCGGAAAGAGAACGGGAGGGGAGAGCGCACGGAGTTATGGGAAGCGGCAGAGCTATCGCGAGACTTTCAAAGGACCGGCAAAAACAAGGACCGCCTAGGAGAagcaggaggggaagggaaagactGAGCCtctggccgggagcggtggctcaagcctgtaatcccagcactttgggaggccgagacgggcggatcacgaggtcaggagatcgagactatcctggctaacacggtgaaaccccgtctgtactaaaaaatacaaaaaactagccgggttgaggtggcgggcgcctgtagtcccagctacttgggaggctgaggcaggagaatggcgtaaacccgggaggcagagcatgcagtgagctgagatccggccactgcactccagcctgggtgacagagcaagactccgtctcaaaaaaaaaaaaaaaaaaaaaaaaaaaaaaagactgagccTCCTCAGGGGTTGGCAGTTGAGAGTCGGTGGAATCGAACTCCCGCGGTGCGGCCTGGGAGAGGCAAGGTGAACCGTTCATTGGAGGTtcgtctactttttttttttttttttttgagacggaatttcgctcttgtaacccaggctggagtgcagtggcgtgatctcggctcactgcaacctccgactcccgggttcaggtgatttcttctgcctcagcctcctgagtagctgggactacaggcgcgcgccaccacgcccggctaatagagatgtggtttcccCATTTTGGCGaagatgttcttgatctcctgaccttgctatccgcccgcctcggcctccaaaggtgctgggattacaggcgggagccaccgcgcgggccgtaatttttattttattttacttttgatacggagtctcgggcgcactgcagcctccgcctcccgggttcaagcgattctcctgcttcagcctcccgagtagctgggattacaggcgcacgccatcacatgcggctaatttttctatttttagtagacggggtttcaccatgttggccaggctgttctcgaactcctgacatcaaattatctgcccacctcggcctcccaaggtgctgggattacaggcgtgagccaccacacctggctaaaatatttttttaattaaaaaataagtgaagcTCAGACAAGTCACCCAACAGTTGTTTACTGAGCACTCATGTACCAGACACTAGCAAGGCCCTGGGGTACAAGGTGTCCACACGGGAACCATTTAGCCAGTTCTGTCCCTGCCGGTTCTTCCAGCTTCCTCCTCTCTCACACAGTTGGCTCCTGCTCGTTCATTGCATTTCCTCTTCCCTCTAGCATGCTGCCTggaatatttgctaaataaataaacttaaaccttttatttttcttttttttaaatttttcataaacagggtcctgctctgttgcccaggctagagtgcaggggtacactcggctcaatgcaacctcaaaCTCATGGACTCCAGTGAACCTCGTGCccaggtctcccaaagtggtgggatttcTTAAAGAGTACCTTATAGACACGTAAGGACCACACAGGGTACTTCATTAATCAGATTCATAAATCCAATCATGTAAATATTACATTGGCTAAGTTAAAGAAAGTGAGACATGAAGATTccagctttttttattttttcccattttacacaaAACAAAGTAGAATAATACAGGATTAAAACTGCAAAAGTAGTTAATCAGTAGAACATGTATATACAAACAAAATCCAGATGGGAAGACAGGCTTATTTACAATGAAAGTAAGGTAAAATTAAGGTAGTTTTCttatgaaataccaaaaaaaaaaaaaatgctacaatGGGCACCACTGTTTACAGCAATattaaagaggagaaaacacTTATTCAATAGGGACAGATATATCACAAGGTACAACATCAGTGCAATAAATTCACAAAACTATATTACAGCTAATCAGTTTAAGAATTGTTCCCAAGTCAGTCACATTTTTTGGCCCTCAGAAGTTCATTCCTACAGATTTCAACTACTCTAAATTTCTAGCTACCAACAAGTTAAGAATGATAagaagaagctttccaaggagtTACGACATCTTTGTAGACCAGAGGCCAACGATCATCACCTCAAGTCTGCTCTCACCAACAGCCCTTGTATTTTTCAGGGAGAAATCTCTAGGAAAAAAAGTCAGACACCAGTGTAGTCACTATCTCCCAGGTCAAACCTAGGGGACTAAAATGGCCAGTATTAccataaaatgagaattttaaggTTTACCTTAAAAGGCTTATTCTGGTCTCAAAAATTAGATAAGATTATCTTCTACTGAAATGAATCTTAACTAAACATATTAGACTGCTGTCCTTTTGCTGGTCTTAGAGTAAAAATCATAGACATGAGTCTTAACCTACTGTATACTATAGCTAAAGTCAGCTGaatatctgaaattaaaagtATGCTAGAAATCCTAAATGTCATCTTGTGAAAGTCTGCTAGTCAAAAGCCCTTAAGGATTTACTAACTTCGAGTCTAAGTGCAAGGGGACAAAAGCTTAAGCCTGTCAGACATTCCTTTTTTTGGACAAAAAGATCAAAGCTTCCTACAAATTGCTAAGCTTTGCACAAGGGAGAAGCCTACAAGTACTAGCACATGGAatcagtttcattttatttcatgggGACTCTTCTCCCACCGGAAAGAAACAGAATGAGGAATGAATCTTAATTGGTCTCTTCATCAGAAGTGGTAAACTTGGTCTCTATATTCATGAAGTCCGACAGTTTTTTAAGCAGACTGTGGAAGCAGACAGAACCAGCTTCCTGTAGCCACAGACTACTACATGGTATCTAAGCTAAAGCAAAGATGAACAATTATCCGGATTCACTTGAACTGTACTAAAGGGCAAGGTTCACCACTACAAAAGGAAGTTGTCTAAAAGCAAGAATTCAATTAACACTGggtaagaaaaatcaaaacaaattataCACAATAATGAGTTGTCCATGAAGCCAACTGCTAAGAACGCACTCAACTATATGCGACATGAAGACACTATGCACAAAGCCTTACTTGGGGAGTCTGAATTTCTATCAACTAAGGGCAGAGTGAGGGAGAGCAAAGAGCTACTTCCATAACATTTTAGTATCCAGATAGTACAGCAGAAACCATTCCAGGAGCAATGAGTGTGCCACTAATCACACTGATTAAAGCAGATgaatcattcatttttcttttctttttgtttgagaagTTTGTTTATCTCCCTCTTGGCCATTCCAATGTACTTCAAAATGATTCCATGCTGGTTTAGTCCAGGAAGCAATAGTAAGGAAGtcacttaaaataaatgtaaaaaaagcaACATTAAGGAGGCAGCAATTAACTTGCtaaaggttatttatttatttatttttgagacaaagtttcactattgttgcccaggctggagtacaatggtggatcttggctcaccgcaaccttcacctcccaggttcaagcgattctcctgcctcagctacccaagtagctaggattacaggcatgtgccaccacgcctgactaattttgtatttttagtagagacggggtttctccatgttggtcaggctggtctcaaactcccgatctcaggtgatccgccggcctcagcctcccaaagtgctaggtttataggcatgagccaccgtgcacagtgACAActctcactctttttgcccaggctggagtgcagtggcacaatctcggctcacagcaacctccacctcccgggttcaagagattctcctgcctcaccccgccaagtagagtagctgggattacaggcgcctgccaccacgcctggctaatttttgtatttttagtacacatatgattttgcaatgttggccaggtggtctcccaactcctgacctcaggtgatctgaggttctgtgtgtgtgtgtgtgtgtagtgcagtggtgtgatctcagctcactgcaacctccacctcctgggttcaggtgattctcatgcctcagcctccgaagtagctgggactacaggtgtgcaccaccacatccaactaatttttgtatttttagtagagacggggtttccccacgttggccagggtggtctcaaactcctggcctcaagtgatccacccacctcagcctcccaaagtgctgggattacaggctgagtcaccgtgcccagccaattattacattttaaagaaggTAGGTTCCCAGATTATTAAACTCTGTAATGGGAGGAAACAACATGAAACCAATTACTTCCACTGGGATGTATCCCCAGAAACTTCTGCTCTCATCCCCTCTTCCACCTCAGAAAATAATCATTGCTTATTTTTACCTCTTGCGCATTACTTTCTACCTTGGTTATTGCATTGTTTTCACTTTCTATGAGACCATAATCATCTTTCTATATTCCCACAGTTCCTTTTCGGTGTCTAAAACTTAGGGAGTTGTTTATTGACGAAGTTACAGTTCAATTTCACTGGCCAGGATGTGCCTGTAGTTTTTCCTCAAAGACTTACCTATCAGGTAGGTGAGAAGCAGGTTGTGAACTTGTTGTCCCACCCAAGCAACCGCAGCAAGAGAAATGATCATGGTCATGAAGTACTAGCAATGAAAACAACAAGAATTTAATATCAAAACTTCATGATGACACCAAAAATACATGTAattcttatttgtcaattaaagaaGAGTGTGTTTCAAAGTTCAGGAAATAATTTAGCTTTTATtatcacttttctttaaaaattcttagaTTTAAAAACCTATTCCATT of Rhinopithecus roxellana isolate Shanxi Qingling chromosome 20, ASM756505v1, whole genome shotgun sequence contains these proteins:
- the RPS15A gene encoding 40S ribosomal protein S15a; translation: MVRMNVLADALKSINNAEKRGKRQVLIRPCSKVIVRFLTVMMKHGYIGEFEIIDDHRAGKIVVNLTGRLNKCGVISPRFDVQLKDLEKWQNNLLPSRQFGFIVLTTSAGIMDHEEARRKHTGGKILGFFF